The nucleotide window GCTCGGCCCGCACGATCCGCCTCACTGGCACACCCGCCTCACTGGCACACCCGCCTCACTGACAATGGAGTCAACATGAGCCCAACCCGCCCCGGCCTGCCCACGCAGAATCCGACATCCGCTGACGTGATCGTGGTGGGCGCGGGGTTGGCGGGCCTGGTCGCAACGGCCGAGCTGGTGGATGCCGGCAAACGGGTTCTGCTCGTCGATCAGGAGCCCGCTGCCTCGCTTGGCGGGCAGGCCTGGTGGTCCTTCGGCGGGCTGTTCCTGGTGGACTCCCCCGAACAGCGTCGGATGGGCGTGAAGGACTCCCTCGAGCTCGCCCGGCAGGACTGGTTCGCGAGCGCCGGTTTCGACCGCACCGAGGATTATTGGCCCACCCGCTGGGCCGAGGCGTACCTCAACTTCGCCGCCGGCGAGAAGCGGGCCTGGCTGCGGGAACGCGGCGTGGGCTTCTTCCCCGTGGTCGGCTGGGCCGAACGCGGCGGCTACACGGCGCTGCAGCACGGCAACTCGGTGCCCCGCTTCCATATCGTCTGGGGCACCGGTCCGGCCATTCTCGAACCGTTCATCACCCGGGTGCGGGAGGGGGTGCGCGCCGGCCTGGTCACGGCCCTGCACCGGCACCAGGTCGACGAGCTGATCGTGGAGGCTACAGCAGGGTCCGCCCCCACCGGAGCCGTGGTGGGTGTGCGCGGCAGTGTGCTCGCCCCGAGCTCGGCCGGTCGCGGGCAGGCCAGCAGCCGCGAGGTCGTGGGCGAATTCGAATTGCGGGCATCCGCGGTGATCGTCACCAGTGGTGGCATCGGCGGCAACCACGACCTGGTGCGCGCCCAGTGGCCGGCCCGGCTCGGCGCCGCACCCGCCCAGCTGCTCTCCGGTGTGCCCGCCCACGTCGACGGCCGGATGCTCGGCATCACCGAGGCTGCGGGTGCCAGGCTCATCAACGGCGACCGCATGTGGCACTACACGGAGGGCATCGTCAACTGGGACCCGGTCTGGGCCCGGCACGGCATCCGCATCCTGCCCGGGCCGTCGTCGCTCTGGCTGGACGCCACCGGCACGCGGCTGCCCGCGCCGCTGTTTCCCGGTTTCGACACTCTCGGCACCATGGAGTACCTGCTGAAGACCGGCTACCAGCACAGCTGGTTCATTCTCACCCAGAAGATCATCGAGAAGGAGTTCGCGCTCTCCGGTAGTGAGCAGAACCCCGACCTCACCGGCAAGGACCTCCGGCTGCTCGCGAAACGGGTCGCTCCGGGCGCTCCAGGGCCGGTTGAGGCGTTCAAGAGCAAGGGCGAGGACTTCGTCGTGGCCGACACCCTGCACCAGCTGATCGCCGGTATGCAGCAGCGCTCCCCCGAGGTGCGCATCGACGCCGCGCAGGTGGAGCGCGAGGTGCTCGCCCGCGACCGCGCCCTCGACAACGACTTCGGCAAGGATGCCCAGATCACCGCGATCCGCCAGGCGCGGCACTACCGCGGCGACAGGCTGATCCGGGTCGCAAGTCCGCACAAGCTGCTGGATCGGGCCCACGGGCCACTCATCGCCGTGAAGCTGCACCTGCTCACCCGCAAGAGCCTCGGCGGCATCGAGACGGACCTCTCGGCCCGGGCGCTCGGCGCCGACGGCCACCCGGTGCCCGGCCTGTATGCGGCCGGTGAGGCATCCGGCTTCGGTGGCGGCGGAGTGCACGGCTACCGTGCCCTCGAAGGCACGTTCCTCGGCGGCTGCCTCTTCTCCGGCCGCATGGCAGGCCGGGCCGTCGCCGCCGCCCTGTAGCCGCGAGCCGTGACCTGAGCCCCGAAAACCCCGAGTTTTCGGGGCCGAACTCACGGCTCGCGAGAGGTGACGGGCGGTTAGGCCTGCAGGCTCCAGGGCTTGCGGCGCACGAGGATGTGTCCGCGAGAGGTGCTCAGGCGGGTCCAGGGACCGGTCTCGAAGAGCTGCACCGGCTCATCGGCCGACAGGAAGCCGAGGCTCACCGCGGCGAAGCCCGCGCCGGACGGCACGAAGTCGAGCGCGTCGATCGGCCGGCCCCAGACCTCGGAGCGCACCCGCTGCACGATCTGCTCGCCCGTACCCGTGGGAATGACCGATGCGACCTCGGCGATACCCGCGTGCGCTGCCGCCTCGAGCACCGCGGCAGGAGCGCTGCCCTGCGGCTTCCAGCCGCCCCGTGGCGGCGTGATGCCCGCCCAGGTGACCGAGGACACCTGCAGCGGAACGGTCACCGTCACAGGCGCCTCCACATCGGTCACGGCCGCCTCGAGGCGCAGCAGCCGATCGAGAAGCGACCGCACCGGAACGACGACATCGAGCTCAACCGGTTCGGTGAGCGCGAAGGTGCGCAGCCCGAGCACGGTGGGGCTCGAGTCCAGCAGACCACGCGGGTACAGGATCGCGGTGTACACCGCCAGGACCCCCGCGGCGGACACGAGCCGCACCGACCCGTCCTCCACCCTGCTGGCACGCGAAAGGTATACCTGAAGGTCACCGAGGGACAGGGAATCTGAGAGGGAAAATGACTGGCTCATCTGCTGTCTAAACTACCAAGGTACGTCGGCGTCTCCGGACCCGAGCTCGAACAAGGAGGCAGCATGCACGCACCGCTGGAGGGTCTTCTGGCCGCTCTCGACCTGACCGACACCGGAGCCCGCACGAGCGAGGACATCTTCACGGGTCCGTCCCAGTGGATGCCGCAGGGCCGCGTCTTCGGCGGACAGGTGCTCGCCCAGTCCCTCGTCGCCGCGATGCGCACCGTGCCCGACGAACGGCATGTGCACTCGATGCACGGCTACTTCCTGCGCCCTGGCGACATCAACCATCCCATCACGTTCTCGGTCGACCGCATCCACGACGGCCGCTCGTTCTCCACCCGCCGCACCCAGGCCTACCAGAACGGCGTGCCGATCCTGTCGATGATCGCCTCGTTCCAGGACGACGACGAAGGCCTCGAGCACCACCTGGAGATGCCCGCTGACCTGCCCGACCCCGAGTCGCTGCCGACCACAGCCGACACCCTCGGCCACATCGACCACGACTTCGCGCGCGCCTGGGCCAACGACCGGCCGTTCGACATGCGGCACGTGCCCTCGTCGATCTATCTCACCGTGGACGGCGAGCACACCAGCAAGCAGATGATCTGGATGAAGACCTTCGAGCCCATCCCCGACGACCCCGACCTG belongs to Cryobacterium sp. SO2 and includes:
- a CDS encoding FAD-binding dehydrogenase, whose product is MSPTRPGLPTQNPTSADVIVVGAGLAGLVATAELVDAGKRVLLVDQEPAASLGGQAWWSFGGLFLVDSPEQRRMGVKDSLELARQDWFASAGFDRTEDYWPTRWAEAYLNFAAGEKRAWLRERGVGFFPVVGWAERGGYTALQHGNSVPRFHIVWGTGPAILEPFITRVREGVRAGLVTALHRHQVDELIVEATAGSAPTGAVVGVRGSVLAPSSAGRGQASSREVVGEFELRASAVIVTSGGIGGNHDLVRAQWPARLGAAPAQLLSGVPAHVDGRMLGITEAAGARLINGDRMWHYTEGIVNWDPVWARHGIRILPGPSSLWLDATGTRLPAPLFPGFDTLGTMEYLLKTGYQHSWFILTQKIIEKEFALSGSEQNPDLTGKDLRLLAKRVAPGAPGPVEAFKSKGEDFVVADTLHQLIAGMQQRSPEVRIDAAQVEREVLARDRALDNDFGKDAQITAIRQARHYRGDRLIRVASPHKLLDRAHGPLIAVKLHLLTRKSLGGIETDLSARALGADGHPVPGLYAAGEASGFGGGGVHGYRALEGTFLGGCLFSGRMAGRAVAAAL
- a CDS encoding acyl-CoA thioesterase II; this translates as MHAPLEGLLAALDLTDTGARTSEDIFTGPSQWMPQGRVFGGQVLAQSLVAAMRTVPDERHVHSMHGYFLRPGDINHPITFSVDRIHDGRSFSTRRTQAYQNGVPILSMIASFQDDDEGLEHHLEMPADLPDPESLPTTADTLGHIDHDFARAWANDRPFDMRHVPSSIYLTVDGEHTSKQMIWMKTFEPIPDDPDLHRAALAYVSDYSIMEPVMRRHGLAWATPGLKVASLDHAMWWHRFGRVDEWMLYVQDSPSAQGGRGLSTGSIYSREGLLLATVAQEGMVRVPKPRD